One region of Bacillus pumilus genomic DNA includes:
- a CDS encoding phosphocarrier protein HPr, with protein sequence MAQQTFKVTADSGIHARPATVLVQTASKYDADINLEYNGKTVNLKSIMGVMSLGIAKGATITISASGSDENDALAALKDTMKSEGLGE encoded by the coding sequence ATGGCTCAACAAACATTCAAAGTAACTGCAGATTCTGGAATTCACGCACGTCCTGCAACAGTACTTGTACAAACTGCTAGTAAATATGATGCTGATATCAACTTAGAATATAATGGTAAAACAGTGAACCTGAAATCTATTATGGGTGTAATGTCTCTAGGAATTGCGAAAGGTGCTACAATCACAATCTCTGCTTCTGGTTCTGATGAAAATGATGCACTTGCTGCGCTTAAAGACACAATGAAAAGTGAAGGCCTAGGCGAGTAA